One genomic segment of Ipomoea triloba cultivar NCNSP0323 chromosome 9, ASM357664v1 includes these proteins:
- the LOC116029692 gene encoding pentatricopeptide repeat-containing protein At4g37170-like translates to MSKIKLHCFNPLHNCKRLIRKLQTLASSTSRGSHESGLIDKNRSLGGLSKSGSVDEARVVFDKMPERDEFTWNAMISTYAETGRLAEARQLFDKAPNKSSITWSTMISGYCKYGAESEGFELFWAMQNGGHRPSQSTLGSILRICSIKCLLLRGEQIHGLAIKTGFDHNLFVTIGLVDMYAKCMRVVEAEIVFKMMPSGKNHVTWTAMIIGYSQNGNSLKAIECFCGMRADSVNANQYTFPGILSACAAVCDLTF, encoded by the coding sequence ATGAGCAAAATTAAGCTGCATTGTTTCAACCCTCTGCATAACTGTAAACGGCTAATTCGTAAGCTTCAAACTCTTGCAAGTTCAACTTCAAGAGGCTCCCATGAATCTGGTTTGATTGATAAAAATCGGAGCTTGGGTGGTTTGTCGAAATCGGGCTCTGTAGATGAGGCTCGTGttgtgtttgacaaaatgcctgaGAGAGATGAGTTTACTTGGAATGCAATGATTTCAACATATGCAGAAACAGGGAGGCTTGCTGAAGCAAGACAATTATTTGACAAGGCCCCAAACAAGAGTTCCATTACATGGTCAACAATGATTTCTGGATATTGTAAATATGGGGCTGAAAGTGAAGGCTTTGAGCTGTTTTGGGCAATGCAGAATGGGGGGCATAGGCCGAGCCAATCGACACTTGGAAGCATTCTTAGAATTTGCTCTATCAAGTGTTTGCTTTTGAGAGGTGAACAGATTCATGGATTAGCAATCAAGACTGGATTTGATCATAATTTGTTTGTTACTATCGGTCTTGTAGACATGTATGCAAAATGTATGCGTGTTGTGGAAGCCGAGATTGTTTTTAAGATGATGCCAAGTGGGAAAAATCATGTTACTTGGACTGCAATGATCATTGGGTATTCCCAAAATGGCAATTCTTTAAAAGCTATTGAGTGCTTTTGTGGCATGAGAGCAGATAGTGTTAATGCCAACCAGTATACATTCCCTGGCATTTTATCCGCTTGTGCTGCAGTTTGTGATTTAACGTTTTGA
- the LOC116031034 gene encoding uncharacterized protein LOC116031034 has product MANLAIICFLLLTATGTGRNCRLAEGAQRRIHISDDLDDVVDDEEDEAWREWGKKKTTRPEFDPPPKDFSDMDPSQMQAEMMKRQFGPVFGFAKLRLGTRRTPEMVSEIAMKWTKLARTGAIDAKFMAVDVSTIMFTMERGQDTLELKEFLLSQPEAYEIKIGDQLFRRPGDPPFEEAFEKHKNDPTQTKAEDPHKEL; this is encoded by the exons ATGGCTAATTTAGCAATCATCTGCTTCTTGCTTCTTACTGCTACTGGTACAGGCCGAAATTGCCGTCTTGCCGAGGGAGCACAGCGAAGGATCCACATTTCCGACGATCTCGACGACGTCGTCGATGACGAGGAAGACGAGGCCTGGAGAGAATGGGGCAAGAAGAAAACCACTCGACCCGAATTCGACCCGCCGCCCAAGGATTTCAGCGATATGGATCCCTCTCAGATGCAAGCTGAAATGATGAAGCGCCAGTTCGGACCCGTTTTTGGCTTCGCCAAGCTCCGACTCGGCACCCGTCGGACTCCG GAAATGGTTTCTGAAATTGCAATGAAATGGACCAAACTTGCAAGGACTGGGGCAATTGATGCAAAGTTTATGGCCGTTGATGTGAGCACCATCATGTTCACTATGGAAAGAGGTCAAGACACTCTAGAG TTGAAGGAGTTCTTATTGAGCCAACCAGAAGCATATGAAATCAAAATAGGAGACCAACTTTTTCGAAGACCCGGGGATCCTCCATTCGAAGAAGCATTTGAGAAACACAAAAATGATCCTACACAAACAAAAGCAGAAGACCCACACAAAGAGCTGTAA